The following proteins come from a genomic window of Maribacter sp. HTCC2170:
- a CDS encoding DUF1003 domain-containing protein → MNKTFILILIVLAILLIAYNVTLVDFNNPFEGNSFIALIGILAALCAIVLLLIFMVSKNIQKKIDQD, encoded by the coding sequence ATGAATAAAACCTTTATTCTTATATTGATTGTTCTGGCCATATTACTTATCGCCTACAATGTAACCTTAGTAGATTTCAACAACCCTTTTGAAGGAAATAGCTTCATTGCCCTTATAGGTATTTTGGCTGCTTTGTGCGCGATAGTCTTGTTGTTGATTTTTATGGTCTCAAAGAATATTCAAAAGAAAATAGATCAGGATTAA